The Osmerus eperlanus chromosome 20, fOsmEpe2.1, whole genome shotgun sequence DNA segment CCTTCATTATTAACCAGCCTCCCTTgagggccaacagacagacagtgatcGTTAGGCCACCTTAAAGCGCCTAGGTTGATCCTTCAAATGATTAAAGAGATTCCGAGCCCTCTATCCGTCAGTGGTAATGACGACCGCCGTGTCATTACAGTGTCCTTccgacatgcaaacacacaaacggcaCACTCTGGTGAGGGCCCATTATCATAACAGCGCGACAGCAGATGTGCTTGGATGCGATATCAACGTGGCTTTGATCAGTGCCGATGTCTGGCGATCACCCCGACACGAGCATTAAGGATGACGGCCTGTTAGGTGTATACAAGGAAGattaagtgtgtgcgtgcgggctcCTGAACAAGCTCACGCCAATTAGAGGCGACGAATGAAGATGTAGTGCCGGAGTCGTTTGTGTCTCCCAAAGTACTCAGGAATGCTGGGACACGTCAGGGATGGGGCCTGGAGGACCGGGGGCCACGGGTCCTCGTCGGCGTCTCTTGGTCCTAGCTTCTCTTTCCACACGGCGCCGTTTTGCCCGAACCCCGTGAAGTGTTCCTCGCACGAGAACTCACGGTTCGCTGTCGTTTCTGTCTCAACAGGAAGTCGGAGGAGGAAGCAGACATGGACAAGGTGACGGCAGCCATGGTGCTCACCAGCCTCTCCACCAGCCCATTGGTCAGGAGCCCGCCAGTCAAGCTCAGCGGTGAGTCAGGAGCCTATCGAGGTATCGTTCAGCCGCCACAAGAATCGCCGCGGCCACCCAGTTCATCCATTCCTGGCTAAATCAAGCAAGCATTCAACCAGCCATCGATTAGAACACATACTTGGACACGTCGTTCCGAGTACATTTGCTCCCACGTGCCATGTATaattatacacacacgcacacacacgacaggGCACGCGCACATGGAGAAGCTCTCACGCGCTGTATAGCACGTACACGGAGGCAAACTCACACGCGCAAACACATCGCACTTCCGCACTTGCCCGAGatcgcacacacgcatgcgATGCGTGCATATCGTTAAACGTTCACATATGTGCTGTTAGGCAGTGAGGGTTCACACACTCAGGGTGAGACCAAGGGTTGGGTGGTGTCATGGAGTCACGGTTTGGAGGCCAAACTTTGGTTCAGACACTGAAGAGGGTGAAGACGCCACAGTCAGGCGGCCTTCGTAAACAAGGACTCTTACTGCCTTTATCAGCCGACAAATTCCTGTTTAAGTATAATTTGTGTCTCTATGTCTATCGACCCTTCGAACACTGCTTATTATAGAACcatccctcgccccccccctctctctgctaagGCGTAGCCAAGGTTAAACACCCCCTTTAACTTCAGATCAAACATAACTAAACAAACCAGTCAGCAGTTTATgaggaagtttttttttttatccacatTTGCTACTTTGATGTCGCGCCGAGGGAAGTGAAGCGTTGCGAGAGCTCCTTCACCTCTTTCGTGAGGGAAGTAGTccaatatctctctctatctccctccctctctccctccctctctctccctctctctcgttgtgCGTTGTGTGTGCTGCATGGGTGCGCGCGTACCCCACGTCAACCACCAAATAACCCAACCCTAAccattcctcccccctcccccccccccccccccagagggcACCAACGGCTCGTGGAAGGAGGGCGGCGGCGGGGGCAGCTTCACGGCGTCCAGCTACAGCAGCAGCGGGGGCTACTGGAGCTGGAGCGCCCCGAGCGACCGCTCCAACCCGTCCACGCCGTCTCCGCCGCTGTCGGCCGACAGCTTCAAGCCGTTCCGCGTGCCCagcgcggcggcggcggcggggcCCGCCCCGGACGACGCCCTGCTACTGCTGGACGAGCAGGACGGGAGCAGCCTGCTGTTCGACGAGCCCATCCCGCGCAAGCGCAAGGTGGGTGCGGCGGGGGGGCGCTCGCACGCGCCGGctcgctgtctgtctgtgtctgtggacaACTTGCCGTAGGCCCcctattccctccctccccctcctccctctccctttatccccatctctctctctctcacgctctctctctctctctctctctctctctctctctcgctcctcatgTGCGAGGGCGGGTTCTTCGCGCCTCTCCTCCTTTGTCCGTCACTGTTATCGGAGTCCCGGCGCAAGTTggtccgcccccctccctcccccccctccctcttgggTCGTTTATCCTCCGTAATTACCCCTGGCCGGCAGAAAGCCTACCTGGCACTTGTACGAACCATTTTAATATCTTCACTGGTACAGCATAATGATTTCCAcgggctctctccctctctctctctctctctctcgatctgtcttcttttttcttcttcaccgccctctctctcttccaatcAATATGCTCTCTCTTGCAAGCCAGAACAGCGTTCAGGTCTCATTTGAATACTGATCCTAAAGAATAGGACTGAGGgcttgagggagaggggggtgcaggAAGAAAgaagtgtggaggagagagagaggagagagagaaatagtgagGGAGAGGTAAAGTGAAGGGGAGTGAAATGGAGAGGAATGAGCAGAGAGAGTGAAGTATCAAAGTATCAAATGTATTGCAGAGATGTAGGAAGAGAAATGTATTAGCACGGCCAATTAAACGTCATCTTGAATATTCTATTCCTCCTTTCAGCCGTTTTACTCTTGACAGGTGCACAGTGGTGAATCGTGCAACGTGGTTGTTGAGATGATATTATAGTTGCACTGGTAAAAGGCAGACGGTTCCTGGCACCACCAGTAAAAGACTGTTAGCACCGAGCCCTTCTGGTCCTTGGCTATCTGCTGCCCTGTCATTCTGGAGGacttgtatgtcgctttggataaaagcacctGCTAATTGaataaatgttaatgtaatgcATGCTGAAGTTGCCCCCGACACAAGGATGATAAaacaaaccccccaaaaatgaaATCTTTGATTTGATTGGTTGTCCCTTAATTTAATTCATGAACAGTTGCttaaactttagattttaccttaaagtgtgtgtatgtccttgCCGTTCAGTGTGGCACACCACAGACCATGTGTTGAGGGCAACCGGAGACTTCCAGTGGTGTGGAGGGCCCCTTGTTTTGAAACAGTTTGGGGATTTTTTTACCCatctgctcgtgtgtgtgtgtgtctccaacaGAACTCCATGAAGGTCATGTTTAAGTGTCTGTGGAAAAACTGTGGGAAGGTTCTGAGCACAGCTGCCGGGATCCAGAGGCACATCCGCACCGTCCACCTGGGGtatgtaatacacacacactgacacacacactgacacacacactctgacacacacactctgacacacacacacattgacacacacacacactgacacactgacacacacactgacacacacacacatacactgactgacacacacattctctctgtctctctctctctcacacactcttaccgtcttttcttctctctctgtattttgctttctctgtttcttctttgtacactcccccccccccagcctaatTTGGGGGGCTGTCAAAACAGGAGATTAACGCCTGTCTGCTTATTTCGGGGCAGCATTTCCTCAGCACCGCGATCTTGTGACACGGCGGCGGCGGCAAAAAACGAGCAGGGCCGAGAACAATGCTATCACACCGCCCGCATCACTCTCCCCACACGGAAATCCAATTAGAGCGAGGCTCTGCCCCGTGTCCCTGCCTCACACGGCTCTGCCCCGTGTCCCTGCCTCACACGGCTCTGCCCCATGTCCCTGCCTCACACGGCGAGATGCACAGCCGTCTGTCTGTTTGCTGTTCTTTTTTTCTTGCCACGTTACCAGGTCTGTTAAAGGGACGGGCGCGATGAAATGTCGTTATTTTCCTGTCCTGTTGGTGCATTATATATTCATGCTTTTGACCTTGTACAGTGGGTGTCAATAGTTATTTGAGGCGTTGTTTTTACGATTAGTTTTTGAGTTGGCGTCACTGGCATTTCTTGTTGGCTGTGCACATGAAGTGGTGGAGTCATGTGGTGGTGTAAGTCATGGGGGTGTGCTGTACCTGACAGGGCCCAGTCATAACTGTCTGGAGCAGGAGGGGAACTGGACTCATAAAATCCATCAGTGCCACAAGTGTGATAAATCTGAGGCTCTCCACCtctcaatgccccccccccccctctctctctctctctctctctctctctctctctctctctctctctctctctctctctctctctctctctctctctctctctctctctctctctctctctctctctctctctctctctctctctctctctctctctctctctctctctctctctctctctctctctctctctctctctctctcttactgtctctctctctttgtctctctctctctctctgtgtctctgtctgtgtctcactctctctctccccctccccgcaGGCGTAACTGCGACTCAGACGGCAGCGACGGCGAGGAGGACTTCTACTACACGGAGATCAAGCTCAACACGGACGCGGTGGCCGAGGGCCTCGGCAGCCTGTCGCCCGCGTCGCCGTCcgtcccgccccccccgccgccgCAGCCCGCCGCCCCGCCCGCGGCGCCCCCGCAGCCCCCCGGCGACGCCCACGCCCCCTACCACCCCCACAGGCGCCAGTCCCAGGAGGCCAAGgaccgccaccaccaccaccaccaccactaccacaacaacaacaacaacggcGTCCACCACGCGCCGCACGCCAGCCACACCACGCCCCTCAGCCGCTCCGCCCCCAGCGCCCTCTACCTCATCCACACGGACCACGCCTACCAGGTGACGGGCGCTCGGACGCTCGAAACAGCCCGCACttgtggcagacacacacacacacacacatagtaggcAATTCATAATGAATCATTTTGACCCCAAAATTATATTATTAAGATCAGTTTAGGGCACTTTTAGCTTTTTTTGAGAAAGACGGTGAAATATGACAAGATATGTAGGGTAGAGAGTTCTGACACGCACCCACCAGCGCCACACAGCGCCACACGCCCTCTGACCATGTGTCCGTCTCCAGGCCACCGCCCCCGTCACCATCCCCTCCGCCCACCCCGGCTCTGATGGCTCCTCCAGCTTCACCCCCAGCCAAAGCAGCGGCTTCAGCATCTCCTGGCAGTCTCCCCCTGTCACCTTCACGGGCAACgctgtcagtacacacacacacacacaccttctgctccacgtgcttgaatacacacactgtcGTATTAAGACTCGTTGcctcacacattctcacacacacacacacacgcgcgtccaGAGCTTTGTGGAATCCGTGCTGTTCTgactgcacacgcacgcacaaacgcgCACGTTCTGTATTGCACacgttcatacacacacactgtaaagctgatgccctcgtgtgtgtgtccttctctctccccaggcctctCCCACCCACAGTCGAACGCAGGGCTTCGGAGAGCAGCGCTCCCAGACCAtcgctgtcctctcctcccctcccagagcCACTGGCTCCCTAAGGTAGACCCCTGACTGACGtcagctccacacacagcatcctcctgtaccccctcacacctcctctaccccccctatcacctcctcaccccccccacacttcctctacccccccctcacacctcctcaccccccctcacactacctccTCACATTCACCAGGGGATCAGGGGCTAAGGAATTGACCTAGGTTCTATATTTAGTAAGGCCTCTTgcggtcctctctcctctcccctgtctcctctctcctctcccctgtctcctctctcctctcccctgtctcctctctcctctcccctgtctcctctctcctgccagcCGGAAGTCCCGCAGCGAAGGGAAGAAGTGCCGCAAGGTGTACGGCATGGAGAACCGCGACATGTGGTGTACCGCCTGCCGCTGGAAGAAAGCCTGCCAGAGATTCACAGACTGAACGCCGCTAACGCCGCCACAAGGGTCGCCAACCacccctgtcacccccccccccccgtcgccccccccccccccccccgtcgtcCCCGTCGTCCCCGTCCAACCTGTCGGCACAGGAGCCGGCGGCGGGGTCTTTTTTTCTACGCATGCGTCACCTGTACAACTTCCCCTCCCAGACCCGTAGGCCAGGACGTCCTACTTCCACTGGCCCCGCCCTCCTACGTCCACCTCTTCCGCCCTCGCCCCGCCCCGCCGCCGTCTGGGAGAGCCAATGGGGCGCGAGACGCTTCCTTCCTTTGTGATTCCTAGAAGCTGCCTACAACCGTCCCGATGAAGGCATGGAGGGGGTGAAACAGCCGTGCAGCtctgaagaaaaagatttgtgctTTTCTATGTCTGGTTTTGTCATTTAGTCTCTTTCTATGTTTTGTAAAGCTCTGGTTTGAAAGGTGTGCTGGGAGGCAGCGAGAAGGGTCTCCTCCGACGGTTGTCCGAAAACGTCTCGTTGATTTTCGCGACGGATCCAAGACAAGAATGGCCTCTTTCGGCTTTTTTTGGCGGAGTAGAACGATGATTTTGAAAACGGGAGGAGAATGGTGCTTTCTTCCTCATCCTTTCCTGACCCGTCTTCTGGACTTGTGAAAACATCGACACCATAAACGAACCCAGAAGCGCGTTCTCCTGAAccctgagtggaggagagatgatctCTTGAGTTGAAGAAGAAAtgcaaaaaaaggaagaaaagttTTTCGAAGTCAGCAAACTAAATGGACTGACCTTGCCAGCAACAACAATCCGACGCGCACGCAGGACTGGAGCTCTTTTCTATTGCGATTTTATATCCGTTTTACTCTGCAAAATCGTTTTTTCAGGAATGCGAAGGAAGGCAGTCGGAACCAGCCGCTGAACACTCTCCAGGGTTACCTACTGCAGCCACTATGTCAATGAGTTTGTAGTTATTATGTCACCGCATCGTATCAACTTACAAccaaaaagttttttttgtgtgtgtatgttatgaCGTATAATTACTCTTTTTTATGGTGTCTCCTGATAGGTCTGTGTATTGTACCCACACAGATCATGGATGGGTATGAACATCGAGCTTGTCACAGCCCACATCGTAGTGGGCTGCTCGTCCAGccgttgacctttgacctcgaaGAGGTGGGGGATgttgttcctcttcctctgggctTTCCAAGGTCTTTTTTGGAgaaagtgagggggggggggggggtggtggggtggacaCGACAAGCACTTGTCTTACCCTTGTCTGTCACTCAAAGAGACACCCTAGCACCTCGCGACAGTCTCACTCACTCGGCAAGGGGCGACAGGGAGCTTTGTTATACGCTTCACGATCGACGGCACCTGCGGGCGAGACTCACTTAGGGGTTGCAGCGCGGGGATTGGTTGAGCGGAGCTGTCCGGCTCccgccccccttttctctcgTAATCCTGGTTGGCTGGTCTGGGACACATTAAGCTCGTTTAAAAGTCGAGAGATTTACTGATGACCCACGATGCACGGTGTCGCTTTCTACACCTTGACATGTCCAGATAGGACAACAGTCACGCCTTGCTAACGGGGAGACATAAGGAATCACTGCAGTCGTGTTAATGACATGTATATCTGCAACCTGTCAATCCACTGCATGCTCCTAAACGCAGCCCTCGCTCTCTTTTCACCTTGGGCGATACACTCCAGTGAAGGCACTTACTATACTCACATTTCAGTTCATTCAGTCCAACAGCAGCTTATGAACTCACTTGCAAACCCCACTCTCTGATCGACATTCTCAAGTTGTTCCAAACCCTGGAATGACGGACGTCTTTCGTTTTACTCTACGACTCCTATTTAGTCCTTCTGTTAATGTAAGTGGTATGTGGTTTTACGCGTAAAAGCGAAATGTTCTCAACTGATTTTTGACATTTGGCATTACAGGCCACTtgttggagaaagagagatagagttcAATGCAGAGGGGCGAGAGGCAAGAATGAATTGTTGAGCCATTTTCTTTTCCTGGTTCGGCACTACGTCTTGAAGAGGGTCCAGCTCGGCTCAGTCGTAGACGAAAAGATCGGAATTGTGTTACTTATTACTTCTGTGAGATAAAAATAATTCTTTTGAATATTCTCAAACATGTACTGCCATTTTGTGAACACGTTGTTGTAGACAAATCTATATATACTTAAagagaaaacatgttttacatttaagtgaggaaaaaaaagatAAGATTTGGCTGTTATCATTGTTTTTATACTTAAGACTTATAATTTGTTGTGTTTTCATGTTCTGCTGAAAGAAATATCATTGTAACAGTGGCAACTACACAGGTAAACTGTCATGTCGATCCAAGGCAAGCCTGTTTTCTTTTGTACACATCGGTTGGGGTCGCTCATACACCGCACCAAGGGCTCACTCTGATTGGTTGAACTGAACCATTCTCTCAAAGTTCTGTCCAGCACAGTTAAAGGAGCTAGGTCTTAGTGTGCATGCGGGCGAGGAGGACATCACAGCTTAATGTGAATATGGTGTACGATAACCATGCATACATTATGTTGAGTGTCAAAGATTGGACTATTCTAGGCTATTTAGAGCTTGATTGACAGGCCTCTGTTTGTGTAAGAGCCcctggagcaggtgtgtgggaCTCCACTGGTGCTTGGTGCTCTACCCTAGCCCTCGCTGCCTTGGTGCtacaacaaccaatcagaaggCTGTGCCTGTGTCAGAGGACCCTCGAGGGTCAACCTTGTCAAGTTCAAGGCGTCTGGGGTCCCTATATCCAATCCCgtgtcaaaacaaacaaaataacgTCGGGAAATAACCGAACAGGCAACATCTCAGCTGTAGGGTTTTTGTTGTGTCCTTCGGGTCGGGTTTGGTGACATCAAATGCACTTGTCGTTCACCTTCTCTTCCCTTGTGGTGCTGTTGTTTTGTGTTCAcattgttcccccccccccccccccccattggtGCGTCTAGTATCATTGCAGCTAGAGCTAGCAATAATAAAGTCCTATCCAGAAACAATACCGAACTAgctagctccctccctccctccgccactGAAAGGACCCATCAAGCTCAACCTTGGCAGCTAAGTGGGACCACAGTTGAAGCTCATCGTCATGGTGAATTTCCAATTACAAGGGTTGTAGAACTCTCCCAGGCTCGACATCAACCATAAGGCCAATGTTCACTATGTTGCTCCTACTAGTGCGGTCCTTTCAGATCAACACTGTATACAACAGTGTGACAAGAAGAGTGGAGCCTTACAAGGTTTGTTTCTGGACCAGACGAAACACCAAATGGTGCTGCACAATTTAATGGggtgaaggaggtgctagcaAGCTAAACCCTCTGATGCTATTTCACCAAACATGTTTTTCTGACACAGTTAGACTATGTACATGCTGTTAACACTGTAGAAcatgaaaataaaaaacaccTGCAGCAAAGTAAACTCGAGTGTCTAGAACACCGTTTCGGTAGATTTTTATATGCGACCAATTCTGTCCTCCTTTACTGGCTCGTACGAATTCTTTTCTTCTGTGAATGCATTTCAGTCAGT contains these protein-coding regions:
- the znf704 gene encoding zinc finger protein 704 isoform X1; translated protein: MHTRRLVKRSILGSRVYAPSPTDDGTPLTGVVQAVKQENRDVLTGPRRSVYTVLLQDGSLKEFSEDEIAVGFNQTTAKGPLKSSLKHTSSNGAPQTQVPDVQRADVCSLSPEAAEELRVENGRRPGRPMEPPDREHPRSVSLLEQKRKVVSCSIDVPHARKSEEEADMDKVTAAMVLTSLSTSPLVRSPPVKLSEGTNGSWKEGGGGGSFTASSYSSSGGYWSWSAPSDRSNPSTPSPPLSADSFKPFRVPSAAAAAGPAPDDALLLLDEQDGSSLLFDEPIPRKRKNSMKVMFKCLWKNCGKVLSTAAGIQRHIRTVHLGRNCDSDGSDGEEDFYYTEIKLNTDAVAEGLGSLSPASPSVPPPPPPQPAAPPAAPPQPPGDAHAPYHPHRRQSQEAKDRHHHHHHHYHNNNNNGVHHAPHASHTTPLSRSAPSALYLIHTDHAYQATAPVTIPSAHPGSDGSSSFTPSQSSGFSISWQSPPVTFTGNAASPTHSRTQGFGEQRSQTIAVLSSPPRATGSLSRKSRSEGKKCRKVYGMENRDMWCTACRWKKACQRFTD
- the znf704 gene encoding zinc finger protein 704 isoform X2, which encodes MHTRRLVKRSILGSRVYAPSPTDDGTPLTGVVQAVKQENRDVLTGPRRSVYTVLLQDGSLKEFSEDEIAVGFNQTTAKGPLKSSLKHTSSNGAPQTQVPDVQRADVCSLSPEAAEELRVENGRRPGRPMEPPDREHPRSVSLLEQKRKVVSCSIDVPHARKSEEEADMDKVTAAMVLTSLSTSPLVRSPPVKLSEGTNGSWKEGGGGGSFTASSYSSSGGYWSWSAPSDRSNPSTPSPPLSADSFKPFRVPSAAAAAGPAPDDALLLLDEQDGSSLLFDEPIPRKRKNSMKVMFKCLWKNCGKVLSTAAGIQRHIRTVHLGRNCDSDGSDGEEDFYYTEIKLNTDAVAEGLGSLSPASPSVPPPPPPQPAAPPAAPPQPPGDAHAPYHPHRRQSQEAKDRHHHHHHHYHNNNNNGVHHAPHASHTTPLSRSAPSALYLIHTDHAYQASPTHSRTQGFGEQRSQTIAVLSSPPRATGSLSRKSRSEGKKCRKVYGMENRDMWCTACRWKKACQRFTD